The genomic stretch AGCATGCTCTCGTCATGGATGATCTGCATGGCGCGGCCGCCCAGCACATAGGACGGGCGCACCACCAGCGGGAAACCGAGCTCGCCGGCGACGAGCCGGGCCTGCTCGACCGAATAGGCGATGCCGTTCTTCGGCTGGCTGAGGTTGAGCTTGTGCAGGAGCTTCTGGAAGCGGTCGCGGTCTTCGGCGAGATCGATCATGTCGGGCGAGGTGCCGAGGATCGGGATGCCGGCCTTCTCCAGCGCATCCGCCAGCTTCAGCGGCGTCTGGCCGCCGAACTGGACGATGACGCCGACCAGTTCGCCCGAGGCCTTTTCGGCGCGCAGGATCTCCAGCACGTCCTCCGCCGTCAGCGGATCGAAATAGAGCCGGTCCGACGTGTCATAGTCGGTCGAGACCGTCTCCGGGTTGCAGTTGATCATGATCGCTTCATAGCCGGCGTCGCGCAGCGCAAACGCGGCGTGGCAGCAGCAATAGTCGAACTCGATGCCCTGGCCGATGCGGTTCGGGCCGCCGCCGAGGATGACCACCTTCTTGCGCGACGAGACCTGCGCCTCGTTGGCAAGCGCGCCGGCGAACGGCACTTCATAGGTCGAGTACATGTAGGCGGTGGGCGAGGCGAATTCGGCCGCGCAGGTGTCGATGCGCTTGTAGACGGGATGGACGTCGAGCTTTTCGCGGATTTTCGCGACCACTTCGGCGTCGGTCCTGGTCAGCGACGCCAGGCGGGCGTCGGAGAAGCCCATGGCCTTCAGCATGCGCAGATTGACGGCGTCCTGAGGGATGCCGTGCTCGCGGATGCGGGCTTCCATGGCCAGGATGCCTGCGATCTGCTCGAGGAACCACGGGTCGATCTTGCACATGGCGTGCACGTCTTCCAGCGAAGTGCCCATGCGGATCGCCTGCGCCACCATGCGCAGCCGGTCGGGCGTCGGCGTGCCGAGCGCGGCGCGGATCGCGTTGCGGTCGTCGGCGTGGTTGGCAACCGTCGCCCCATGGCCGAGGCCGGGAATCTCGATCTCGTCGAGGCCGGTCAGGCCGGTTTCGAGGCCACGCAGCGCCTTCTGCAGCGATTCCTGGAAGGTGCGGCCGATGGCCATGACCTCGCCGACCGACTTCATGGCTGTCGTCAGCACCGGCTCGGCGCCAGGGAATTTCTCGAAGGCAAAACGCGGGATCTTCGTCACCACATAGTCGATCGACGGCTCGAAGGAGGCGGGCGTGGCGCCGCCGGTGATGTCGTTCTCCAGCTCGTCCAGCGTGTAGCCGACGGCGAGTTTTGCCGCGATCTTGGCGATGGGAAAGCCGGTCGCCTTCGAGGCCAGCGCCGAGGAGCGCGAGACGCGCGGGTTCATCTCGATGACGACGAGGCGGCCATCGGCCGGGTTGACGGCGAACTGCACGTTGGAGCCGCCGGTCTCGACGCCGATCTCGCGCAGCACCGCGATCGAGGCGTTGCGCATCATCTGGTATTCTTTGTCGGTGAGCGTCAGCGCCGGGGCGACGGTGATGGAGTCACCCGTATGCACGCCCATCGGGTCGATGTTCTCGATCGAGCAGACGATGATGCAATTGTCCGCCTTGTCGCGGACGACCTCCATCTCATACTCCTTCCAGCCGAGCACGCTTTCCTCGATCAGCACTTCGGTGGTCGGCGAGGCGTCGAGGCCGGACTGGACGATGTCGTAGAATTCCGCCCTGTTGTAGGCGATGCCGCCGCCGGTGCCGCCCATGGTGAAGGACGGGCGGATGATGGCGGGCAGGCCGACATGGTCGAGCGCCTGGGCGGCGATCGCCATGGCGTGGCTGATGTAGCGCTGCTTGCGGTCGCCTTCGCCGAGGTTCCAGCGGGTTTCCAGCGCATCGAGCGCCGTATCGAGATCGGCCGGCTTCTCGGCCTTGAGCGCGGCGCGCTCGGCCTCATGCGTCTTGCGGTCGGCGTTCTTGACGTCGGTGGCGTTGGCCAGCATCGACTTCGGCGTTTCCAGGCCGATCTTGCTCATCGCCTCGCGGAACAGCGCGCGGTCCTCGGCCTTGTCGATGGCCGTGGCGTCGGCGCCGATCATCTCGACATTGTAGCGCTCGAGCACGCCCATGCGGCGCAGCGACAAGGCGGTGTTTAGCGCGGTCTGGCCGCCCATGGTCGGCAGCAGCGCGTCGGGCCGTTCCTTGGCGATGATCTTGGCGACCACTTCCGGGGTGATCGGCTCGATATAGGTGGCGTCGGCCAGTTCCGGGTCGGTCATGATGGTGGCCGGGTTGGAATTGACCAGGATGACGCGGAAACCTTCCTCCTTCAGCGCCTTGCAGGCCTGGGTTCCGGAATAGTCGAACTCGCAGGCCTGGCCAATGACGATGGGGCCGGCCCCGATGATCAGGATCGACTTGATGTCAGTGCGTCTTGGCATGTCATAGGTCCGTTCGGCGGGCGGCTTGCACAAAAAACCGGGACGGGAAGACCCGGCCGGTTGTGCTCGCGATTCTGGTATCAGGCTAGGTGGGCCTTATAGGGAAGAGTTTTGGCAGATGTAACCCCGAAAATGAGGGATAGGGCAGTAGGGCAGTAGGGCAGTAGGGCAGTAGGGCAGTAGGGCAGTAGGGCAGTAGGGCAGTAGGGGGGAGGCTCGAGCGCCCTTAAAACATATTGCCCTATTGCCGTACTGCCTTACTGCCCTGCCTCCTTGTCCCCAAACGCCGTCTTGTCCGTAATCTCGAAGCGTTCGGAGACGCCGATGCGGATCATGCTGAGGCTGCCCTCGCGGGTGAAACGGAAATCGCCCTTGGCGTCCGAGCCGGCCGGCACGCCTGCGTCG from Mesorhizobium sp. 113-3-3 encodes the following:
- the carB gene encoding carbamoyl-phosphate synthase large subunit, yielding MPRRTDIKSILIIGAGPIVIGQACEFDYSGTQACKALKEEGFRVILVNSNPATIMTDPELADATYIEPITPEVVAKIIAKERPDALLPTMGGQTALNTALSLRRMGVLERYNVEMIGADATAIDKAEDRALFREAMSKIGLETPKSMLANATDVKNADRKTHEAERAALKAEKPADLDTALDALETRWNLGEGDRKQRYISHAMAIAAQALDHVGLPAIIRPSFTMGGTGGGIAYNRAEFYDIVQSGLDASPTTEVLIEESVLGWKEYEMEVVRDKADNCIIVCSIENIDPMGVHTGDSITVAPALTLTDKEYQMMRNASIAVLREIGVETGGSNVQFAVNPADGRLVVIEMNPRVSRSSALASKATGFPIAKIAAKLAVGYTLDELENDITGGATPASFEPSIDYVVTKIPRFAFEKFPGAEPVLTTAMKSVGEVMAIGRTFQESLQKALRGLETGLTGLDEIEIPGLGHGATVANHADDRNAIRAALGTPTPDRLRMVAQAIRMGTSLEDVHAMCKIDPWFLEQIAGILAMEARIREHGIPQDAVNLRMLKAMGFSDARLASLTRTDAEVVAKIREKLDVHPVYKRIDTCAAEFASPTAYMYSTYEVPFAGALANEAQVSSRKKVVILGGGPNRIGQGIEFDYCCCHAAFALRDAGYEAIMINCNPETVSTDYDTSDRLYFDPLTAEDVLEILRAEKASGELVGVIVQFGGQTPLKLADALEKAGIPILGTSPDMIDLAEDRDRFQKLLHKLNLSQPKNGIAYSVEQARLVAGELGFPLVVRPSYVLGGRAMQIIHDESMLQSYLLDTVPGLVPEDIKQKYPNDKTGQINTLLGKNPLLFDTYLSGAIEVDVDCLCDGKATFVSGILEHIEEAGIHSGDSACSLPVHSLPSELVDELERQTAALARALNVGGLMNVQYAIKDGTVYVLEVNPRASRTVPFVAKTIGRPIAKIAARIMAGETLEDAFAHYGAMPDPRNPGHIAVKEAVFPFARFPGVDILLGPEMRSTGEVMGLDRDFALAFAKSQLGAGVDLPRSGTLFVSVRDEDKKGILPAVKRLAGLGFKVLATSGTQRFLAENGVVAEKINKVLEGRPHIEDAIRNRQVQIVFNTTDGQKAVSDSKSLRRATLMQKVPYYTTLSGAAAVAEAIAALKAGSLEVRPLQEYFA